The Vigna unguiculata cultivar IT97K-499-35 chromosome 6, ASM411807v1, whole genome shotgun sequence genome contains a region encoding:
- the LOC114187926 gene encoding uncharacterized protein LOC114187926: protein MEEIAHRRVEVNGIKMHIAEKGEGPVVLFLHGFPELWYSWRHQILALSSQGYHAVAPDLRGYGDTEAPASISSYTCFHIVGDLVALIDLLGVDQVFLVAHDWGAIIGWYLCMFRPEKVKAYVCLSVPFWPRNPKIKPVDAMRATYGDDYYICRFQEAGKVEGELAKISTEEFLKNLLINRTPGPPILPKEGMSSNLNTSIPLPSWLSQEDLMYYASKFEKTGFTGGLNYYRNMNSNWELTAAWSGAQVKVPVKFITGNLDAVYTSLGTKNYIESGAFKKDVPNLEEVIVQEGVAHFNNQEAADDVSNHIYDFISKF from the exons ATGGAAGAGATAGCACACAGAAGAGTGGAAGTGAATGGAATAAAAATGCATATCGCAGAGAAAGGAGAAGGTCCAGTGGTGTTGTTCCTCCATGGCTTCCCTGAGCTCTGGTACTCATGGCGCCACCAGATTCTGGCTCTCAGTTCCCAAGGATACCACGCTGTTGCACCAGATCTACGTGGCTACGGTGACACAGAGGCACCGGCTTCGATCAGCAGCTACACATGCTTTCACATAGTGGGTGATTTGGTTGCGCTTATAGACCTTCTGGGTGTGGACCAGGTCTTCCTTGTGGCTCATGACTGGGGAGCCATCATAGGTTGGTACCTCTGCATGTTTCGCCCTGAAAAAGTTAAGGCCTATGTCTGCCTCAGTGTGCCGTTCTGGCCCAGAAACCCAAAAATAAAGCCCGTTGATGCCATGCGGGCCACATACGGAGATGACTACTATATCTGCAGATTTCAg GAAGCAGGAAAGGTAGAAGGTGAGTTAGCCAAAATCAGCACTGAAGAGTTCTTGAAAAACCTTCTGATAAATCGCACACCAGGGCCACCAATCTTGCCAAaggaaggaatgagttcaaatCTTAACACTTCAATACCCCTTCCTTCATGGCTCTCACAGGAAGACCTGATGTACTATGCttccaaatttgaaaaaacagGCTTCACTGGAGGTCTCAACTATTATAGAAATATGAACTC AAACTGGGAGCTTACAGCAGCTTGGAGTGGAGCACAGGTGAAAGTTCCAGTGAAGTTCATAACTGGTAATTTGGATGCAGTATACACTTCACTAGGGACGAAGAACTACATTGAGAGTGGTGCTTTCAAGAAAGATGTGCCAAATTTGGAGGAAGTGATTGTGCAGGAAGGAGTGGCTCATTTCAACAACCAAGAAGCTGCAGACGATGTCAGCAATCACATTTATGATTTTATCAGCAAGTTCTGA